A stretch of Cicer arietinum cultivar CDC Frontier isolate Library 1 chromosome 5, Cicar.CDCFrontier_v2.0, whole genome shotgun sequence DNA encodes these proteins:
- the LOC101497089 gene encoding calcium-binding protein CML38-like, with the protein MMMMKDAGFEHVLRYFDEDGDGKVSPKELRQKLREMGEEVLLKEAEMAIEAMDSDGDGYLSLEDLVTLMEEGGEEQKLKDLREAFEMYNDSDKCGFITPKSLKRMLKKIGESKSIDECKAMIKHFDLNGDGVLSFDEFTQMMQ; encoded by the coding sequence atgatgatgatgaaagaCGCTGGATTCGAGCACGTTCTTCGATATTTCGACGAAGATGGTGATGGAAAAGTTTCACCTAAAGAGCTAAGGCAAAAGTTGAGAGAAATGGGAGAGGAGGTTTTGTTGAAAGAAGCTGAAATGGCTATTGAAGCAATGGATTCAGATGGTGATGGATATTTGAGTTTGGAGGATTTGGTTACTTTGATGGAGGAAGGTGGAGAGGAACAAAAGTTGAAGGATTTAAGAGAAGCATTTGAGATGTATAATGATAGTGATAAATGTGGATTTATAACACCAAAGAGTTTGAAAAGGATGCTTAAGAAAATTGGTGAGTCTAAATCTATTGATGAATGTAAAGCTATGATTAAGCATTTTGATTTGAATGGTGATGGTGTGCTTAGCTTTGATGAATTCACACAAATGATGCAGTGA